The Desulfosporosinus acidiphilus SJ4 genome has a window encoding:
- the purR gene encoding pur operon repressor — protein sequence MEKMKRAERMVAITQLLMSNPNVLTPLTLFAERFGTAKSTISEDLMAVKGSFQLSGQGRLETVSGAAGGVRYIPEISSAEAALFLSKLAQRLSEKERILAGGFLYMTDLLYDPAVLRPLGLIFASSFREKGPEVVVTIETKGIPLALVTAEALGLPMVVIRTGNKVTEGSSVSINYVSGSSRRIQMMSLSRRALDPRRKVLVIDDFMKAGGTALGIKNLMKEFEADVVGIGVLVETQITSEPKLVEGYLSLLKLRELDLNSGKSIIVPEELLFNGL from the coding sequence GTGGAAAAGATGAAACGAGCGGAACGCATGGTGGCCATCACCCAATTGTTAATGTCTAACCCCAATGTTCTGACTCCCCTGACCTTATTTGCAGAACGATTTGGTACGGCGAAGTCTACGATCAGTGAGGATTTAATGGCTGTCAAAGGGAGTTTTCAGCTTTCCGGGCAGGGCCGTCTGGAAACTGTCTCCGGTGCAGCAGGTGGAGTTCGTTATATTCCTGAAATTTCCTCCGCAGAAGCGGCTCTCTTTCTAAGCAAGCTGGCACAACGACTTAGCGAAAAAGAACGAATTTTGGCGGGTGGGTTTCTTTATATGACCGATCTTCTTTATGATCCTGCAGTTCTCCGCCCGCTCGGACTTATTTTTGCAAGTTCTTTCAGAGAGAAGGGACCTGAAGTTGTCGTTACCATTGAAACGAAGGGAATTCCCTTGGCATTGGTAACAGCAGAAGCCCTCGGCTTACCCATGGTCGTCATCCGTACGGGAAATAAAGTGACCGAGGGATCATCGGTAAGTATTAATTACGTTTCCGGGTCTTCCCGGCGCATACAGATGATGTCTTTGTCACGCCGGGCCTTAGATCCCAGACGTAAAGTGCTTGTCATTGATGATTTTATGAAAGCAGGAGGAACAGCCTTAGGGATTAAAAATCTGATGAAAGAGTTCGAAGCAGATGTTGTAGGCATTGGTGTGTTGGTAGAAACCCAAATTACATCGGAGCCAAAACTTGTTGAAGGTTATTTATCTCTTTTGAAACTGCGGGAACTCGATCTTAATAGCGGAAAGTCAATTATTGTACCGGAGGAACTGCTTTTCAATGGGTTGTAA
- a CDS encoding PRC-barrel domain-containing protein produces the protein MKPSRKFLSLPIISLKEGQQIGYVKSLILDAGTKSLAAIIVDPKGFFKDQRVIPYTKVVSVGDDAITIDKETHVEKTSNLPELLELVKEKLTIIGTKIITESGKTLGTADEYYIDPTTGKITQVEISAGKLDGFLSGKAWLSAEYITTLGHDVIVTQQGSENYLSVADKGLSESFKNLLHSTSHLASETTHTLSNYFKKQKRDTNNLETQEEKPPVTVMELDDDPPANQILPEDPQSKEPLG, from the coding sequence TTGAAACCAAGTCGGAAATTTTTATCCTTACCCATTATCTCCCTAAAAGAAGGGCAGCAAATAGGTTATGTAAAAAGTTTAATCCTCGATGCCGGTACAAAGTCTCTTGCTGCGATCATTGTAGACCCCAAAGGATTTTTCAAAGATCAACGCGTTATACCCTATACTAAAGTCGTTAGCGTCGGCGATGACGCCATCACCATTGATAAAGAAACTCATGTGGAAAAAACGTCCAACCTTCCTGAACTCTTAGAGTTAGTTAAAGAAAAACTAACAATTATTGGCACAAAAATAATTACAGAATCCGGGAAAACCCTCGGGACAGCTGATGAATATTATATTGACCCGACCACAGGGAAAATAACCCAAGTGGAAATCTCAGCAGGAAAACTCGACGGGTTCCTGAGCGGCAAGGCTTGGCTGTCCGCCGAATATATCACAACCCTTGGGCATGATGTCATCGTAACTCAACAGGGAAGCGAAAATTACTTGTCGGTGGCCGATAAGGGGCTTAGTGAGTCCTTTAAAAATCTTCTGCATTCAACCTCTCATCTTGCTTCGGAAACGACTCATACTCTGAGCAATTACTTTAAAAAGCAAAAGCGCGACACCAATAATTTAGAGACTCAGGAAGAAAAACCACCTGTCACCGTGATGGAACTTGATGACGATCCGCCAGCCAATCAAATTCTGCCGGAAGACCCTCAATCTAAAGAACCCCTGGGGTGA
- the glmU gene encoding bifunctional UDP-N-acetylglucosamine diphosphorylase/glucosamine-1-phosphate N-acetyltransferase GlmU, whose translation MPNLVAVIMAAGKGTRMHSKLPKVMHSLAGKPLIEHVLDVANQVGVERPFVIVGHGREIVAARVQERAETVVQTEQKGTGHAIMQAMPYLEDAQTVLVLSGDQPLLKPESLQTLIKLHQDRGACATVLTAYLEQPFGYGRVLKHGDQLVRIVEEKDAAPDERLIKEINTGTYCFRASALKEALAKITPQNAQGEYYLTEVFDIFLKQGETILTYCTEDSHEALGINSRSQLAEAERVFRERILEHWMAEGVTVVDPASTFIDAEVRLAQDVTILPFTRLMGKTYVGEDAVIGPQTSLENCRVGCGSEVTYTVAKDSNIGDRCHIGPFAYLRPGTSLESDVKVGDFVEIKNSKIAAGAKVPHLSYIGDAQVGKAANIGAGTITCNYDGSSKHPTIIGDHSFIGSNTNLVAPVEVGDYAVTGAGSTITKDVPAKALAVERSQQIIKEHWHLEKRNRGQK comes from the coding sequence ATGCCTAATTTGGTAGCGGTGATCATGGCTGCTGGAAAAGGGACAAGAATGCATTCAAAATTGCCTAAGGTCATGCATTCTTTAGCAGGGAAACCGCTCATTGAACATGTCTTGGACGTGGCCAACCAAGTTGGGGTTGAACGACCGTTCGTAATTGTCGGACATGGCCGTGAAATTGTTGCGGCCAGAGTTCAAGAACGTGCAGAGACAGTAGTTCAAACTGAACAAAAGGGAACAGGGCATGCTATCATGCAGGCGATGCCTTATCTGGAGGACGCTCAGACAGTCCTTGTTCTCAGCGGAGATCAACCGTTACTTAAACCCGAATCACTACAAACTCTGATAAAATTGCATCAAGACCGAGGAGCCTGTGCTACAGTTTTAACGGCTTATCTGGAGCAGCCGTTTGGCTACGGGAGAGTTCTTAAACATGGCGATCAACTTGTAAGGATTGTTGAGGAAAAAGACGCAGCACCTGATGAACGCCTAATTAAGGAAATCAACACCGGTACCTATTGTTTCAGAGCATCAGCCCTTAAGGAAGCATTAGCGAAAATTACTCCTCAGAATGCCCAGGGGGAATATTACCTGACGGAAGTTTTTGATATCTTTTTAAAGCAGGGAGAAACAATACTGACGTATTGCACAGAAGATTCTCACGAAGCCCTGGGGATTAATAGTCGGAGTCAGTTGGCAGAAGCGGAAAGGGTTTTTCGTGAGCGGATTCTCGAGCATTGGATGGCAGAGGGAGTCACGGTTGTCGATCCTGCTTCAACGTTTATAGATGCTGAAGTAAGGCTTGCTCAAGATGTCACCATCTTACCCTTCACGCGGCTTATGGGAAAAACTTATGTCGGTGAGGATGCCGTCATCGGACCTCAGACAAGTCTGGAAAACTGTAGAGTGGGATGTGGATCTGAAGTAACTTATACAGTTGCTAAAGATTCGAATATTGGCGATCGCTGTCATATTGGGCCCTTTGCATATCTGCGGCCGGGGACAAGTCTGGAGTCAGATGTTAAAGTAGGCGATTTTGTAGAAATCAAAAACAGCAAAATTGCAGCAGGGGCAAAGGTTCCTCACTTGAGTTATATAGGGGACGCACAGGTCGGAAAGGCTGCAAATATTGGCGCGGGTACCATCACCTGTAATTATGACGGCAGCAGTAAACATCCCACGATAATTGGCGACCATTCATTTATTGGCAGCAACACCAATTTAGTGGCACCTGTTGAAGTGGGAGATTACGCCGTTACGGGAGCAGGTTCAACAATCACTAAAGATGTTCCTGCAAAAGCCTTAGCAGTGGAACGGAGCCAACAAATTATTAAAGAACATTGGCATCTGGAGAAGAGAAATAGGGGGCAAAAATAG
- the spoVG gene encoding septation regulator SpoVG — MNITDVRVRKINTEGKMKAVVSVTFDNAFVVHDVKVVEGMNGIFVAMPSRKTPEGEFRDIAHPISAAAREVIQTAVLKAYQEAM; from the coding sequence ATGAATATTACTGATGTGCGGGTTCGAAAGATTAACACGGAAGGTAAGATGAAGGCAGTGGTTTCCGTGACTTTTGATAATGCCTTTGTTGTGCATGATGTCAAAGTCGTCGAGGGGATGAATGGTATTTTTGTTGCGATGCCCAGCCGTAAAACACCTGAGGGAGAATTTCGTGATATCGCTCACCCAATTTCCGCTGCAGCACGGGAAGTCATTCAAACTGCTGTTTTAAAAGCGTATCAAGAAGCGATGTAA
- a CDS encoding ribose-phosphate diphosphokinase, whose translation MAAKEFKIFCGNANRPLAQEIVDYLGVPLGEAKIKRFQDGEISIVIDESVRGSDIYVVQPTCYPTNDNIMELLIMIDAMRRASARRITAVMPYYGYARQERKSRARDPITAKLMANLITTAGADRVVTMDLHAPAIQGFFDIPLDHLPGVPILAEYFREKGLGNLCVVSPDLGGVTRARNLAERIGASLAIIDKRRPEPNVSEIMNVIGELKGKTVIMIDDIIDTAGTITQGAQALLDRGAKAVYACCTHAVLSGPAIERLENSVLQEVVVTNTIPLDKEKTIPRIKVLSVAPLLGEAIVRIHEDLSVSKLFS comes from the coding sequence ATGGCAGCAAAAGAATTTAAGATTTTCTGTGGAAATGCCAATCGGCCGTTAGCGCAGGAAATCGTGGATTATTTGGGAGTCCCGCTTGGTGAAGCAAAAATTAAACGTTTCCAAGATGGAGAAATCTCTATAGTCATTGATGAAAGTGTCCGGGGATCGGATATCTATGTGGTTCAGCCGACCTGCTATCCAACCAATGACAACATTATGGAATTGCTTATTATGATTGATGCGATGCGCCGGGCTTCAGCCCGCCGAATTACTGCAGTCATGCCTTATTACGGCTATGCTCGCCAGGAACGCAAGTCAAGGGCTCGGGACCCAATCACCGCTAAATTGATGGCTAATCTGATAACCACTGCAGGTGCTGACCGTGTTGTAACGATGGATTTACACGCCCCTGCTATTCAGGGCTTTTTCGATATTCCTCTGGATCACTTACCAGGTGTGCCGATCCTGGCAGAGTATTTCCGAGAAAAGGGTCTTGGCAATCTCTGCGTCGTTTCTCCGGATTTAGGCGGGGTTACCAGGGCACGAAATCTTGCCGAACGTATCGGCGCTTCCCTTGCCATTATTGATAAGAGGCGGCCGGAACCCAATGTTTCTGAAATCATGAATGTCATTGGTGAATTAAAGGGAAAAACAGTGATCATGATTGATGACATCATTGACACTGCCGGGACTATAACTCAGGGGGCTCAGGCGCTCCTTGATCGGGGTGCCAAAGCAGTCTATGCCTGCTGTACCCATGCCGTTTTATCAGGACCTGCCATTGAGCGTCTTGAGAACTCAGTGCTGCAGGAAGTTGTAGTTACCAATACAATTCCTCTTGATAAAGAGAAAACAATTCCCCGCATTAAGGTGCTTTCTGTAGCGCCGCTATTAGGGGAGGCAATTGTTCGTATTCACGAAGATCTCTCAGTGAGTAAACTTTTTAGTTAA
- the pth gene encoding aminoacyl-tRNA hydrolase, translating to MKVIVGLGNPGPQYAETRHNIGFLFIDGLAEALGLQFRTKFQGLWTEGSVQGERLLLLKPHTFMNLSGRSVRELVNFYKIAPEDILIVHDDMDLPLGKLRLRDHGSAGGHNGIKSIMAELGTETFWRLKLGVGRPPKEWDPARYVLSPFGETELPAIEDLLERAEKAAGLWLKGDVGRAMNIYHR from the coding sequence ATGAAGGTTATTGTCGGCTTGGGCAATCCTGGTCCCCAATATGCAGAGACACGCCATAATATTGGATTTCTGTTTATCGACGGTTTGGCCGAAGCTTTAGGACTCCAATTTCGAACGAAATTTCAAGGTTTATGGACTGAAGGGTCTGTACAAGGTGAGCGCTTGTTACTTTTAAAGCCTCACACTTTTATGAATTTAAGCGGACGTTCGGTCAGGGAACTTGTTAATTTCTATAAAATCGCCCCTGAAGATATTCTAATTGTTCATGACGATATGGATTTGCCTTTAGGCAAACTGCGCCTGCGTGATCATGGAAGTGCCGGAGGACACAATGGAATTAAGTCTATCATGGCGGAATTAGGCACAGAAACTTTCTGGAGGCTAAAATTAGGGGTTGGCCGGCCGCCGAAAGAGTGGGATCCCGCACGCTATGTTCTTTCTCCCTTCGGAGAAACTGAACTCCCTGCCATTGAAGACTTATTAGAGCGGGCCGAAAAGGCGGCAGGTCTTTGGCTTAAAGGAGATGTCGGCAGAGCTATGAATATATACCATCGCTAA